The proteins below are encoded in one region of Borrelia duttonii Ly:
- the mreC gene encoding rod shape-determining protein MreC, whose amino-acid sequence MKFLVNFRDFIKVITVLIFATILMLYDTNGSRVKKRDDFFIFTLNSYIQRNMYEFFNFVSSIFKAINEYKDYGETIEAYKKRIQQLEIVIQNVQVLRQENSRLKEQLEFYSEHSNDFISAEIIYLNYANISSLMAINKGYNDGVQKDMIAVAYQDGFSGLVGKVVKVYANTSRILPLTSYENFVSARIQNSKFIGLVEGKGYGEVLEMNYVNKLAENFLKVGDSVVTAGFSDYPGGIYIGKITHFDVLEYNSLLSIKIEPIIILDKLEYVFLIKGDERMKN is encoded by the coding sequence ATGAAGTTTCTTGTTAATTTCAGGGATTTTATTAAAGTAATAACTGTATTAATATTTGCTACTATTCTTATGTTGTATGACACAAATGGTTCTAGGGTGAAGAAAAGAGATGATTTTTTTATTTTTACTTTAAATTCATATATTCAAAGGAATATGTATGAATTTTTTAATTTTGTCTCTAGTATTTTTAAAGCAATAAATGAATATAAAGATTATGGTGAGACTATAGAAGCTTATAAGAAGCGCATACAACAACTTGAGATAGTTATTCAGAATGTTCAAGTATTAAGACAAGAAAATTCTAGACTTAAAGAACAACTTGAATTTTATTCGGAACATTCTAATGATTTTATTTCAGCCGAGATAATTTATCTAAATTATGCAAATATTTCATCTCTAATGGCAATTAACAAAGGTTATAATGATGGTGTTCAAAAAGATATGATAGCCGTTGCTTATCAAGATGGATTTAGTGGTCTTGTTGGCAAAGTTGTCAAAGTTTATGCAAATACTTCAAGAATCTTACCTTTAACCAGTTATGAAAATTTTGTTTCTGCGAGAATTCAAAATAGTAAATTTATAGGTCTTGTTGAAGGTAAGGGATATGGTGAGGTTCTTGAGATGAATTATGTTAATAAATTGGCTGAAAATTTTTTGAAAGTTGGGGATTCTGTTGTTACGGCTGGTTTTAGTGATTATCCTGGTGGCATTTATATAGGTAAAATTACTCATTTTGATGTTCTTGAATATAATTCGCTTTTGAGTATTAAAATTGAACCCATAATAATTTTGGATAAATTAGAATATGTGTTTTTGATTAAGGGTGATGAGAGGATGAAAAATTGA
- the mrdA gene encoding penicillin-binding protein 2: MKLVSGIRYKFGMFLLSFVFFSYLFTLFKMQIGKHLFYDREATVLLSRVEKVSASRGEILDSNFNVLANNLTVFVLKISLEQYYSMSVKDRDEMLNFLSDILGIDREPILSKIEATRGYLKDVEIIELNPEMLFRIAEKRSYYPALLWTYSFKRNYLVDDSYSHPIGYVGRINQRELRAFYNVKGYDNNSTIGKLGVEQIYDSYIRGKEGLIKYRVDSRERKIDSGSIIEHMIPGHNIVLNINKDIQMLAKNTLGKRYGTVVVLNPSTGGVMALHNYPYYSMNDVYNKHSREDYSFLNRAIQSVYPPASIFKLVMATALLEEQVLDKNKKLHCQGYFRVGNRMFHCWNRVGHGYVDLEHAVAHSCNVYFYMVGLKYLGVERIVKYAKEYGFGEKTEIDLPNEVSGLLPSPEWKEKTFSQPWVGGDTVNFSIGQGFLNATPIQIVNMVAMIANEGVIYKPRIVSKILNGNTNELILENVPEVLRKTNIISKRTFRLLKKYMRNVVTYGTAKNSVLTKAVEVVGKTGTGQTGVIGVENSSFVGLAPYNEVSSKQIVIFSFVEGRSNAGMWPAKSVDLMMQGIFAKQSYEDILREYKPWYIR, encoded by the coding sequence ATGAAACTTGTTTCGGGTATTAGATATAAGTTTGGAATGTTTCTTCTATCTTTCGTTTTTTTTTCTTACCTTTTTACTTTATTTAAGATGCAGATTGGAAAACATTTGTTTTATGATAGGGAAGCAACAGTTCTTTTATCTAGAGTTGAAAAGGTTAGTGCTTCAAGAGGAGAGATCTTAGATTCAAATTTTAATGTTCTTGCAAATAATCTTACAGTTTTTGTTTTAAAGATTAGCTTGGAACAATATTATAGTATGTCTGTTAAAGATAGAGATGAAATGTTAAATTTTTTATCAGATATTTTAGGTATTGATAGGGAACCTATTCTTTCTAAAATTGAGGCTACTAGAGGGTATTTAAAGGATGTGGAAATAATTGAACTTAATCCAGAAATGTTATTTAGGATTGCTGAGAAGAGAAGTTATTATCCTGCTCTTTTGTGGACATATTCATTTAAAAGGAATTATTTGGTAGATGATTCTTATTCTCATCCTATTGGATATGTTGGTAGGATTAATCAGAGGGAATTACGTGCTTTTTATAATGTTAAAGGATATGATAACAATTCTACAATAGGAAAATTAGGAGTTGAGCAAATTTATGATAGTTATATTAGAGGAAAAGAAGGTTTAATTAAATATAGAGTAGATTCTAGAGAAAGAAAAATAGATAGTGGTTCTATTATCGAGCATATGATACCTGGTCATAATATTGTTTTAAATATTAATAAAGATATTCAGATGCTTGCTAAGAATACTTTAGGTAAGAGATATGGAACTGTAGTGGTATTAAATCCCTCAACAGGAGGTGTTATGGCGTTGCATAATTATCCTTATTATTCAATGAATGATGTTTATAATAAACATTCTAGAGAGGATTATTCGTTTTTAAATAGAGCAATCCAGTCGGTTTATCCACCCGCATCTATTTTTAAACTGGTTATGGCTACGGCTTTGTTAGAAGAACAAGTTTTGGATAAAAATAAAAAACTTCATTGTCAGGGCTATTTTAGGGTGGGAAATAGAATGTTTCATTGTTGGAATCGTGTTGGGCATGGTTATGTTGATTTAGAGCATGCTGTTGCTCATTCATGTAATGTTTATTTTTATATGGTGGGACTTAAATATCTTGGTGTTGAGAGAATAGTTAAATATGCAAAAGAATATGGTTTTGGGGAAAAAACAGAGATTGATTTACCAAATGAAGTTTCTGGACTTCTTCCAAGTCCAGAATGGAAAGAGAAAACTTTCAGTCAACCTTGGGTAGGAGGTGATACTGTTAATTTTTCAATAGGTCAAGGCTTTTTAAATGCTACTCCTATTCAGATTGTAAATATGGTAGCTATGATTGCCAATGAAGGTGTTATTTATAAACCAAGAATTGTTAGTAAAATTTTAAATGGTAATACTAATGAACTCATTCTTGAAAATGTTCCTGAAGTTCTTAGAAAAACAAATATTATTAGTAAACGTACTTTTAGACTTTTGAAAAAATATATGAGAAATGTTGTAACTTATGGTACTGCTAAAAATTCGGTTTTAACAAAAGCTGTTGAAGTTGTAGGTAAGACAGGTACAGGACAAACGGGTGTTATTGGGGTTGAAAATAGTTCTTTTGTTGGTCTTGCTCCTTATAATGAAGTATCGAGTAAACAAATTGTTATTTTTAGTTTTGTTGAGGGAAGAAGTAATGCAGGTATGTGGCCTGCTAAATCTGTAGATTTAATGATGCAAGGAATTTTTGCTAAACAGAGTTATGAAGATATTCTTAGAGAATATAAACCATGGTATATCAGGTAA